The following are encoded together in the Effusibacillus lacus genome:
- a CDS encoding putative polysaccharide biosynthesis protein: MNTTKSQTFVKGAAALALAGMISKVLGVVYVVPLQNMIGSYGMGLYQIAYNLYIIILYLALAGFPLALSKAIAEHTVHGDYDGADQIFKISLRLMAATGITAFFLMFFGAPYFAVFFGDSNSELAIRALSFAILVVPLMAAFRGYLQGYQNMTPSGISQVVEQFVRVAAILIGTFFVLKWGYDVSFGAATATFGGMVGALASLLFVGYSVMKMRRGFRHKLTGRKVDNRWPMLRKLIAYAIPISLGTLVLPIAQLVDNATVINLLKWIGVGQKEATESFGILTNDGYRLIQLPVTLATAIGTSLLPAITEAVSSRNERLMQERINISFRLISLTILPATAILFVLADPIDMMLFRHTEGANVMRIVSFMGILMSFEILTTYMLQGIGLMYLPVRNMLIGTGLKFLLNLSLIPLLGIEGAALSASLAYLLSSWLNMRSVFRYTGVRVHLGLMLTRPLAATFLMGLFLWGSHLLFVTIFQDAIRSARLLATLELALILPLGAVFYGVMTLVMGSVSQQEISYIPKIGPRLNRLLERYPWLIRQ, translated from the coding sequence ATGAATACAACCAAAAGCCAGACGTTTGTAAAAGGCGCGGCCGCGTTGGCGCTGGCCGGCATGATCTCGAAAGTGCTTGGAGTCGTTTATGTAGTACCGCTGCAAAACATGATCGGAAGCTACGGGATGGGGCTGTATCAAATCGCCTACAACCTGTACATCATAATCCTTTATCTGGCGCTGGCTGGATTCCCTCTGGCTCTTTCCAAAGCAATTGCGGAACATACGGTCCATGGGGATTATGACGGGGCGGACCAGATCTTTAAGATCTCCTTGCGCTTAATGGCTGCCACGGGGATTACCGCCTTTTTTCTCATGTTTTTCGGTGCCCCTTATTTTGCGGTTTTTTTCGGGGATTCGAACTCGGAGTTGGCAATTCGCGCTTTATCCTTTGCCATCCTTGTGGTACCGCTAATGGCCGCATTTCGCGGATATCTGCAGGGCTATCAAAACATGACCCCCTCCGGAATTTCCCAGGTTGTGGAGCAATTTGTCCGGGTGGCCGCCATCCTTATAGGAACCTTTTTTGTCCTCAAATGGGGCTATGATGTCTCGTTCGGGGCTGCAACGGCAACCTTTGGCGGTATGGTGGGGGCCTTGGCCAGCCTTCTGTTTGTTGGTTACTCTGTTATGAAAATGCGGCGGGGCTTTCGGCATAAATTGACAGGCAGGAAAGTGGACAACCGTTGGCCGATGCTGCGCAAGCTGATTGCTTATGCAATCCCCATATCCCTTGGCACGTTGGTGCTGCCCATCGCGCAGCTTGTTGACAACGCGACGGTTATAAACCTTTTGAAGTGGATCGGCGTAGGCCAGAAAGAAGCCACTGAATCCTTCGGAATCCTGACCAATGACGGCTATCGCCTGATCCAGCTGCCCGTCACGCTGGCCACGGCCATTGGCACCTCGCTCCTGCCCGCCATCACCGAGGCGGTCAGCAGTCGAAACGAACGACTCATGCAGGAAAGGATCAACATCTCGTTCCGATTGATCAGTTTGACCATTCTTCCTGCTACGGCAATCCTGTTCGTCTTGGCGGACCCGATCGACATGATGCTGTTCCGCCATACGGAAGGCGCCAATGTCATGCGGATCGTGTCGTTTATGGGCATCCTCATGTCCTTTGAAATTCTGACCACCTACATGCTGCAGGGAATCGGATTGATGTATCTGCCGGTCCGCAACATGCTGATCGGTACCGGGCTCAAATTTCTGCTCAATCTCTCCCTGATCCCCCTGCTGGGGATTGAGGGGGCTGCCCTGTCGGCGTCACTGGCCTACTTGCTGTCGTCATGGCTGAACATGCGGAGTGTGTTTCGATACACCGGCGTTCGGGTGCATCTGGGGTTGATGCTGACAAGGCCTCTGGCTGCCACCTTCTTGATGGGATTGTTCCTTTGGGGAAGCCATTTGCTGTTTGTGACAATATTTCAGGATGCGATTCGTTCCGCCCGTTTGCTGGCAACTTTGGAACTGGCCTTAATCTTGCCGTTGGGAGCCGTTTTTTATGGGGTCATGACACTCGTCATGGGAAGCGTCTCCCAGCAAGAGATCTCTTACATCCCCAAAATCGGTCCACGCTTAAACCGGCTCCTTGAACGGTATCCGTGGCTGATCAGACAGTGA